The sequence ATACAAAGAAGGCTAAGTGGGAGATAACGGCAGCTACATCCCGATTCGTTTAGGTTGACAGAGAGAGTAGGCTTCGATAGCGATACAGCGAGGTTTTTCAAGACAGAGTATGCTTTGATAGCCACATCACGATTTTCCAAGGAAGGAAAGCTTCGGTAGCAATACATCAGGACTTTTAAAGGAGGACAAGGAAAACTTCAACAGCGACATATCGTGGTCAAGGTTTAGCCTGTGTTTTACTTCTCAATAAGGGATGCAGGAAAAGACTACTGAATGAATACATTATAAGGAGGATCTCTTCTAGCTCACCCTCTTTTCGTTCATCTTTTTACTCGAGTATTTTACACCTTCCGATATACAGTATCTTTATTCAACCGTTAGATTATCCATTCGTAACTTTAGGCTGAACTCTTCTTCTGTTAACTAATTTGATAATTGCTTATCTCCTTTAAATTAATAGAAATCTTACTATTGCATCCTTTTACCATCACAAGGAAAGAAATAGCCTCTTTTACATGAGGATGGAATTTTATAGAAACAAAGAGAACGTCTAATTTAAGCAGCATACAGATAAAATATTCCCCATATAAAAGCGGAATTAGAAACGGGTCGTCTTTTGGAAAATGCTTGATTAATGGACATGAATATGGCATAGTTACTAATGGATAAACAAAAAATAAACATAAGCGTTGTAGGGGAACCAGTGTTGCTGGTTGAGATTGTATCCATAAGATACTAGACTCTTAGAACCTGATCTGGGTAAAGCCAGCGTAGGGAACATGTTTTGATTAGCAATAGTTGCATGTGCGAAAGCCCTAGGTGTACGAAACCACCTAAGGCTTTTTTTACGTGAGGAAGAAGGAGTCGACGTTTTAGTTTAGCGCAACCAGGCAGGTCGCCAGTGTACGTCCGTTTTCGATTTTATACCTTACATAGCTATGTTTGTACAAGGAGGAAATTATGTTGAAGAGACTCATTATTTTTGCCCTTATCACTGCTTTACTTACAGCCTGTAATACAAATGGAGAAGAGAAGAAGAAAAAAGGTGATCAAGCTAAAGAACTAAAAAAAGTATCTGTAGTTTTGGATTGGACACCAAACACAAACCATACCGGACTATATGTAGCGAAAGAAAAAGGGTATTTTAAAGATGAAGGACTCGATGTAGAAATTAAGATGCCTGGAGAAGCAGGAGCAGACCAGCTAGTAGCATCAGGAAAAGCAGATTTTGGTGTTAGTTATCAGGAAGGAATTACAGAGGCACGGGTTCAAGATATTCCGATCATCTCCATTGCAGCAATCATTCAACATAACACATCCGGGTTTGCTTCGTTAAAAGAAAAAAACATTACGAAGCCAAAAGACTTCGAAGATAAAACATATGGAGGATGGGGTGCTCCTGTAGAAAAAGCGGTACTCAGTTCGTTAATGAAGCAAGAAGATGCTAATGTGGAAAAAGTAAATATTGTTAATATGGGGGAGACGGACTTTTTTACAGCTGTAAATCGAGATATTGATTTCGCTTGGATTTATTACGGGTGGACAGGAGTAGAAGCAGAGCTCCGAAATGAAGAATTAAATATGATTTACCTCACAGATTACTCGGAGAAACTAGATTATTACACGCCTGTTTTAGCAACAAATGAAGACATGATTAAAAAAGATCCCGAAACCATTAAAAAATTTTTATCGGCAGTAACAAAAGGATATGAACTAGCGATTGACAATCCAGAAGAAGCCGCAAATATTTTAATCGAAGCAGTTCCTGATCTTGATGAAGAACTGGTAAAAGCAAGTCAAAAATGGCTAGCTGATAAGTATCAAGATGATGCAAAGAGATGGGGAGAGCAACAACTGGAAGTTTGGGATAATTACGCATCTTGGATGTATGAAAATAAATTATTAGATAAACCATTAGATAGTGAAAAAGCATTTACCAATGAATTTTTACCTAAATAAATATTAAATTAACTATTCAAAGGAGGAATCGTCATGGCCAATTCCCTTGTGAGCATTCAGATTATCCCAAAAACAAAAAATGGGGAAGATGTTATACCTTATGTAGATGAAGCAATTGCAATTATTGATCAAGCTGAAGTCCGTTATCAAGTCAATCCATTGGAAACGACAATGGAGGGTGAGTTATCCGAGTTATTAACTGTCATTGAAAAAATGAATGAGCGAATGACTGAACTTGGATGCCCAAGTGTAATTTCACAAGTAAAAATATTTTATCAGCCTACAGGTGCTTCGATGGATAAATTAACGGAGAAGTATCGCTAATGAGGAAGAAATTATTAAAGGGATGGCGGCCGGTTTTGGTCCTCATCCTTTTCATGCTTAGCTGGGAGTTTATCTGTTCTTGGTTTCATGTACCTGAGTGGTTACTTCCTGCACCATCAATTATTTTACAAGAAG is a genomic window of Virgibacillus proomii containing:
- a CDS encoding thiamine-binding protein, which gives rise to MANSLVSIQIIPKTKNGEDVIPYVDEAIAIIDQAEVRYQVNPLETTMEGELSELLTVIEKMNERMTELGCPSVISQVKIFYQPTGASMDKLTEKYR
- a CDS encoding ABC transporter substrate-binding protein; this translates as MLKRLIIFALITALLTACNTNGEEKKKKGDQAKELKKVSVVLDWTPNTNHTGLYVAKEKGYFKDEGLDVEIKMPGEAGADQLVASGKADFGVSYQEGITEARVQDIPIISIAAIIQHNTSGFASLKEKNITKPKDFEDKTYGGWGAPVEKAVLSSLMKQEDANVEKVNIVNMGETDFFTAVNRDIDFAWIYYGWTGVEAELRNEELNMIYLTDYSEKLDYYTPVLATNEDMIKKDPETIKKFLSAVTKGYELAIDNPEEAANILIEAVPDLDEELVKASQKWLADKYQDDAKRWGEQQLEVWDNYASWMYENKLLDKPLDSEKAFTNEFLPK